aaatgtttgtctattctgtctgcttcaagatattttaaacatcagtgtgtctggaaaagcactgagacacacacacaccccgtgtgAGAcgattacagagcactgactgtggaaagagctttagccagtgacacagcctgaaaaaatactacaccattcacagcagggagagactgtataggtgttctgtgtgtggatgaggcttcaactgatcatccaacgtggtgagacgcaagatcacccagaccatggagaaaccatggaaatgtgaggattgtgggaagggattcaaaggcccgtgCGAGcttgaaaggcatcaacgcagtcacactggagagaagcctttcacctgctctcagtgtgaaaagagatttactcacattggcaacctgcggaaacacgaacaagttcacactggggagaggccgttcacctgctctgactgtgggaagggattcactcggttatccagactgcagagccaccagagagttcacactggagagaggcctttcacctgttctcaatgtgaaaagggattcactgacattggcaacctgcggaaacacgaacgagttcacactggagacagaccgttcacctgctctcactgtgaaacGGATTTCATTGAtagtggcagcctgcggagacacgaacgagttcacactggagagaagcctttcacctgctctcagtgtgaaaagggattcactgacattggcagcctgcggaaacacgaacgagttcacactggagagagaccgttcatctgctctcagtgtgaaaagggattcattgacattggcaaccttcggagacatgaacgagttcacactggtgagaggcctttcacctgctctcagtgtgaaaaaggaTTCACTGTCATTAGCAACCTGAGGAGACACGaacgggttcacaccggggagaggccattcatctgcactgtgtgtgataagggattcactcagttatcccacctgcagacccaccagagagttcacactggggagaagccgttcatctgcactgtgtgtgataagggattcactgaattatccagcctgctgaaacacaatgtcactcacaccaagaccaggccctttaaatgctctgactgcaggaggggtttcaaaagctcacacctactgatgtcccatcagcgcgttcactctgaggagacaccgttcagctgctctcattgcacaaagaggttcagaacctcatccaacctgatgaaacacgagcgaggtcacaccggggagagcctgttcaccCCTCTGACTGGGAAAagcttcactcggtcatcacttgctgagccacaatgtcactcacaccagtgAGAGACccgttaaatgctctgactgtgggagtgggtttaaaagctctctggTACTGATGTCCCCCCAGCGCATTCACACtaaggagaaactgttcagctgctctcactgcacaaagaggtttcaaacatcatccacattgcggagacagtagtgagttcacactggaaagaagccattcacctgctctcactgtggggagggattcactcagtcgtccaacatgctgagacaccaaatggTTCTCATGTGATGATGGGTtagattttgctgttattcctgctgttcacatccaggactgaagtgCATGGAGGGATTTGtcttctcatcaactcctcctggtgctaggacatggcgaccctggcgaactccTGCTTCCCgatctggaatacccgactgtgaagtgctgtccatactaccttccatgggaattctcttctgccatcatcacggcggtctacatcccacgccAAACGGAGGTGaaaaaggcgcttgatgaattgtaaccgctataaataacaatgaagcagaatacccggaggccttgttctttGTGgccgggacttcaaccaggccaacctcaagagtgtactgccaaaattccaccaacacatctcctgtcccgacaggggccccaacatccttgaccactgctacacaaacatctagggcgcctctcgatccatcccctgaccgcacttcggaaaatcggagcacaagacggtgctccttctcccggcatacaagcagaaactgaagCGGAGAATCCGATTAAGAAgattgtgcaatgctggtccgaggcaacatacGAGCTCCTGCGCGACTGCTTggtgtcagtggactggtccatattcaagaactcagcagccaacctaaacacgtatgccagcaccgtcacagacttcatcagcaagtgtgtagaagattgtgtgtcaaagaaggtagtacgtacgttacccaaccagaaaccatggtttaatcgggagattcactccctacggaAGGGCACGTCTGAGGAGTTCAAGACAGGCGACGCTGACCTAATCAAGAGATCTAGGTAtgatctccgcaaagccatcacagACTCCAAGAGACCACACCAGGACTCCAAGGGACAATACTAGACTAAGCTCGAATCACAGATTAACGACATGGATTCTCGTTGGTTGTTTCAAGGCTTAAATAACATAATGGGTGCAAAGTAAAGCCGAGTAGAGTCTTCAGCAGCAGCGCAGCCCGCCCCGACaaactcaacgcattctatgcttacttcgagcaggaaaccaacaaactgccccaggagccttggacacacccatacccaccgtcacagcctccaaagccagattggccttcttgaaagtgaaccctcggaaagcgacaggtcctgacgggatccctgccatgcacccagatcctgcgctgaccaacaggcgggtgtgttcgcggacatcctcaacctctcccgactcagttccgaggttcccacctgcttcaagaagaccaccatcataccggtcggtgccaaagaagaaccaggcaacgtgcctcaatgaataccgtccgatggccttgacatcgatcattatgaaatgtTTAGACCATAGCTGGAGTAATGTGtccagttttactccccttaccttaggaaaggtattgccacagaggaacagcaacaacgtttcaccagacttgttctgggtTTGGAAGGACTgttctatgaagagagattggggatactAGGTCTTTTTTCTCTCGAGTTTCAAGGAACGAGTGGGATttaattgaaacttataaaatacaTAAAGGAATACACAGAggaggtgcaggtgagatgtttccctggATTAGGGAGTCTAGACCCTGGGACAaattttcaaaataagggggaagccacttaggacgagtctcggaggagacatttcttgagtcagagggttgtgaatctttggaattctctaccccagagggctgtgggagctcagtcattgagtgtgtttaaagcagagactcacagatttctaaatcccaataacacaaagggatacggggacagtgtgggggaaaaggcatttaagtgatcctgaggggccttgacagggtggatgttgaaaggatgtttcctcttgtgggagagtctagaaattggagtcactttaaaagtaataacttgcccatttaaggcagtgaACTTTTTTCTCTTAAGAGGGTTggaagtctttggaactctcttcctcaaaagccaGTGGAAGCTGAATCTTTGAAATTTTGAAgactgagttgaatagattcttgataagcaagggggtgaaagattatcggggggtcggtgggaatgtggagttgacgttacaatccgatcagccgtgaacgtattgaatggtggagcaggctcgaggggccgagtggcctactcctgctcctaatttatatgttatcacatcctttataatagattgtagcattttccctcctactgatgtcaggctaatgggtctgtggttccctgttttctctccctccttaaatagtggggttacatttaccaccttccaatctgcaggaaccattccagaatctgtagaattttgaaagatgatcaccaatgtgtccactatctctacagccgcctctttcaacacttttggggatttattaactttcaatcccattattttctccagtattactttctcactaatactaatctctttcagttcctcgtgctcactggtcccttgggtcTCTCAtgtttttgggacgatttctgtatcttcctctgtgaagacagacacgtattgtttagtttctctgccacttccttattccccattataaactctcctgtctctgtctggaatggatccacattggtctttgcaaatcttttccttttcacattcctacaggagcttttccagttctccccagtttgctctcagatTCTATTTTCTctgcatcagtttcttggtcctttgctgaattctaaaacaagttcccagtcCTCAGGGTTACATTTATTTTGgcaactatagaacatagaacgatacagcgcagtacaggcccttcggcccacgatgttgcaccaaaacaaaagccatctaacctacactacgccattatcatcctatatgagtgataagatctcttattttatcttcaaaaatgatCCCAAGTTCTGGTTGATtagaggtgtccaaaaatacaactttattgctaattatccaccttgattctcttaataaaaataaatcaaaattcagatcaaataatacatcaaaacataatgaagggagttaaacaaaaacatgagaaaatattaggaaatcaatagatggttcagaatttcttaaagcatgaatacagaacaaactttagtcatgaaactttattcttaaagaaattctcatcaatggtctaaccccttattggtttcaaattctcagctgaggcttcctgattaattcaaaaaactctctgtcacttggagcatgatttgttacCCAGGCATTGGTCAtgacttaagattcattaatgtctatcaaattaattaaatatcTACATTctcccgccacgtgtaccaatcctctgaagatgaggtgttctgcattaacgttgcttgttgctaaggctttgctacattttgtaaatgtttctgttgctgagGCTGCAATTCGTTTTCATTACCAAATGTATTTGTAGAAAAATGGTTTATTCACTACGAGGGCTTTTTtgcaacttttcttgaaaccgtgttagattctgacacataaTTAACTTCCTgtgcagcaattctcatatttttatctgaaacaatgactttgccttgtggatattccattttctgtctgtatgtatactgaatttaagaattatactgcattaattcttaaaggtaccaataaatcagtgaagtaataaatctgtaatctatcaatgagcctcttcctttaaccagtggaatctttaatttttcttgatagtcacggttgcgtcacttttcctgttggatttttgtttctgaagggaatctatattttatgtaaatatgtgataattccttaaatgctgcctgtgtatcattacacattttattgaaatttcccaatcaacttgcccttcatagcttgacagtttccttctgagacagaaccatgtaaccaccatagcctatcTTCATTTAAACCTGCATTCTTTAGGGGTTTCAAACcgaaacaggaactatctgtcatctaccttccaaacaccctttcactctgtgatccttatgaaatttgccacaaggctcaagagcatcagtcGTGAGAAGGCCAgttcagcagaaagaaaccctccgaccctccccattgaccaactgtcagaatgaacaaaatgcagtcctggatgtagttGAGCAGAAATAATAGCAGCAGAAtctaacccctgtaatcaattgtgaacttgttggtgtctcagcaggtacgaggaaacacagaatcccttcccacactgagagcaggtgaacggtctctccctcctgtgaactcgctggtgggatgtcaggctggataattgattgaatcccttcccacattgagagcagatgaatggcctctcgccagtgtgatcCCACTAgtgcctctgcaggctggataattgagtgaatccattcccacactgagagtaggtgaacggcctctccccagtgtgaactctctggtgtgtctgcagggtgaatgacggactgaatcctttcccacaaagagagcagctgaatgggCTCTCCGcactgtgaatgcgtcgatgaacttccagtgcagatggggctctGTATCTCTTCCCACAGTTccagcatttccactgtttctccataatttgggtctccttgtgtctctccaggttagacaagTGAAGCCTTACCCATACAGAGAGCACATCAGCAGTCTCTCCCTGTTGTAAGTGCTGCGATGTTTTGTCAGGCTGCGtgtctggttaaagctctttccacagtcagtgctctggaacactctctctcgggTGTGTGTTCCCCGAGGAATCAAGTGACTCTGGCAGATCAAGACATGATGTTTGAggtttctgtctataattcctcctcttttAATATTctagaaaaacaatttacaaaagacatcactgtcagcacaggatagaaactcagaacagactttCTGAacactcattccccaaaagctgtacatctccgtcccacacactctccctccattctcactctgctgtatctaatattcaccctcccaattctgaaGATGCTGATTGACAGATTCACGCTCACGGCTTCCTGTCCTtcacacagagatcataacaaatgggAGCTACAgccggctatttggcccattgaacttGCTCAACCCTGTAATGAGCTCAATGGCTGATctagctcagcaccatttccccacacTATTCCCCATTTCCCTTGGTGACATCAACATCTTGAAACCTATCAATCTCAATCTGGAAAATACTTAATGACTGAgggtccacagtcctctgggggagggaatttcaaagcttcaccacatcctcgagtgaagaattcACTCCTCATCTTAACTTTCAGTCCATTTTCCAACCTGTTCCCCGTGACCCTCATGTTCAGCCTTCacgtggggaaaccagccctttaattgtgaactttaggaaagagaccatcctttttgcCAGACAAATAAAGGTGTGAagatgagggagcaaaggatgtcaatgtatttcacagacagagagacctgtgccaagctttccagagtctgcactctccctgaattcacttcctttctcttcatttgctgcaagtgaccaattggagATCAGAattagaaaataaatggaaagggggagaaaagaaagttttACTCCTAGATGTTGGATACAGGAGGAAGTTTTAATCTGTGTGAAGTTCAAGCTCATTCAGCAttcgaggaacaacagctttgctcggcagaaacctccatgtccagcttccgaatTGAGACAATGggagagctctgattggcggaggagcagagtccttccggtcgttCGACTCTTCCCATTGGTTGCCAGCCGCTTAAAGACGCAGGGCACCATGTCACGTGGCCGCGGAAGCACTTTTGACCTCAAGAAGAGCGGACCACATGCCCAATGGAAGAGCCTTTTTCTGTGTGTGCAACTGACCtcttccttggacatgcgcagtcctgtGCTCCCCGCCAGCGCTGCGGATAAAGCGGTTTCTCAAGCGCGCGGGATTGTGGGAGCCCCGGTTGCCATTACCCATACTGAGCCCAGTCTCCAAATTCCAGGGACTGGG
This portion of the Scyliorhinus torazame isolate Kashiwa2021f chromosome 5, sScyTor2.1, whole genome shotgun sequence genome encodes:
- the LOC140419990 gene encoding uncharacterized protein, coding for MEKPWKCEDCGKGFKGPCELERHQRSHTGEKPFTCSQCEKRFTHIGNLRKHEQVHTGERPFTCSDCGKGFTRLSRLQSHQRVHTGERPFTCSQCEKGFTDIGNLRKHERVHTGDRPFTCSHCETDFIDSGSLRRHERVHTGEKPFTCSQCEKGFTDIGSLRKHERVHTGERPFICSQCEKGFIDIGNLRRHERVHTGERPFTCSQCEKGFTVISNLRRHERVHTGERPFICTVCDKGFTQLSHLQTHQRVHTGEKPFICTVCDKGFTELSSLLKHNVTHTKTRPFKCSDCRRGFKSSHLLMSHQRVHSEETPFSCSHCTKRFRTSSNLMKHERGHTGESLFTPLTGKSFTRSSLAEPQCHSHQ